The Streptomyces sp. 11x1 genomic sequence TGATGATCTCGTCGAGTGCCATCAGCTCGTCGATCATGATGGGGGGCTGCCTGCCGGGGAGATGTTCCCAGGAGACCAGGCTGTCGTCGGTGAGATCGACCCGCGCCTCGAACATGGCGCCGGCCTCGGGGTCGTAGACGACGAGGAAGGCCACCCGGGGAATCGGCTGCGCGGGGTCGTACTCCCGTACCTGTTGCTTGTCGGGAAGGTCCAGCCGGATCAGCGGGAACCTGATCGCGGTCCGCTCCGCCTGAGCGGCGCGCACCACGCCGACCGCCTGCTCCGTCTCCTTGGAGCTGAGCGGATCGTACGGGTGCGACGTCGTGGTGGTCACTGCCGTTCCTCCTGCCGGTCGGGGGGTTGGATGCGCGGGATGGGGCGGGGTGGCGGATGCGGGCGCCGTCATCCTGTGGTCACCTCACTCGATCTGCGCGCCGGCTCGTCGGCGACGCCTCCCTGCCGGGAGGACCTTCCGTGGATGAAGAAGGACCACACCGCGCCGAGTGCCACCCAGGCGAGAAGGGCCCAGGGAACGGTGTCGAGGGGGCTCTGCGCCTTGTAGACGGCGCCGAACACCGCGCCTGCCGCCACCAGGGCCCCTACGCTGCCGGCGACGAGGAGCTTGGCACGGTTGACGTACGGCCACAGGCCCTTCACGCCGAGTGCGGCGACGATCATGTACATGAGCGCGAGGCCGGTGCCGCCGAAGCCGGCCATCCAGGTGAACGCCGGCGACCACTGCGGTTGCAGGACACCGGGCTGAGCGGTCTCGCGCGGGAAGATGCCGTCGCCGACACGGACGGCGACGATGGCCACACAAGCGAACACACCCAACAGGGCGCAGCCCCATACGGGGGTGAGGAACCGGCGATGCAACTTCGCCAGCTCCGAGGGCAGTCGGCCGCTGCGGGCCATGGAGAGCATCCCCCTGCTGGACGCGACGCCGACACCGATCGCCACCGCGAGGACGTCGAAGATGATCAGGATCCCCATGAAGGTCCCGAAGCCGTCGGACCCGTACTCCTTGCCGGAGGCCAGGGCCTCCAGCGGGAAGACGCTGTCCTTCCACGCCTGCGCGTCGAGGCCGAAGCCCAGAGCCTGCGCGTACGCCACGATCAGGTAGTAGACCCCGACGATGCTGATCGACCACATGACCGCGCGGGGCACGTGGCGCCTGGGGTTCTCGGTCTCCTCGGCCAGGTTGGCCGCCGACTCGAACCCGATGAACATGTTGATGCCGTAGAGCACGCCGTAGAGGAGGTCCAGACCTCCCACCGAGAACGGGTCGAAGGGTTCGACGGACAGGCCCTGGCTGCTGCCGCCGACCCG encodes the following:
- a CDS encoding APC family permease translates to MTSPDRTTLAHGRLSLIGVLTQSIGFMGPVFSVAALLPLVVGLSATGRGAGVATPVAIAIAGIGICGVGWVIAQYAKRIHLCGSLYEYVSDSAGPRVGVVAGWLYYGAMMVLGASTFLVLGGLTQTWLLNSLSVDVPWWPLSLGYAALVVALLVVGVQVSIRAQLFLALVTMVVVLVFSLVIVFRVGGSSQGLSVEPFDPFSVGGLDLLYGVLYGINMFIGFESAANLAEETENPRRHVPRAVMWSISIVGVYYLIVAYAQALGFGLDAQAWKDSVFPLEALASGKEYGSDGFGTFMGILIIFDVLAVAIGVGVASSRGMLSMARSGRLPSELAKLHRRFLTPVWGCALLGVFACVAIVAVRVGDGIFPRETAQPGVLQPQWSPAFTWMAGFGGTGLALMYMIVAALGVKGLWPYVNRAKLLVAGSVGALVAAGAVFGAVYKAQSPLDTVPWALLAWVALGAVWSFFIHGRSSRQGGVADEPARRSSEVTTG